A window of the Terriglobales bacterium genome harbors these coding sequences:
- a CDS encoding cold shock domain-containing protein yields MARLKGKVKWFNNAKGYGFIGREDGGADVFVHYSSIQSEGYKSLQEGDDVEFEIAQGQKGPQAENVVRLQSMSEQ; encoded by the coding sequence GTGGCTCGTTTGAAAGGCAAAGTGAAGTGGTTCAATAATGCCAAGGGTTACGGATTCATCGGCCGCGAGGATGGCGGCGCGGATGTCTTCGTGCACTACAGCTCGATCCAATCCGAAGGCTACAAGAGCCTGCAGGAAGGCGACGATGTCGAGTTCGAGATCGCGCAGGGCCAGAAAGGTCCGCAGGCAGAGAACGTGGTGAGGCTCCAGAGCATGTCCGAGCAGTAA